The region CGATATAAAACTGACAAGAATTACCGAAAAACGAAACTCACCGAGCATCTTCAGCACTCTCCTCGACGATTTTCCAGGATGATGCCTGCAGCTTCCACTTTCGCCGCTGCCTCTGCTCCTCTTCATCATGTTCGACTTCCTTAGTTTCAGTCCGATCAACGCGTACAGCACCGTAATGAGAACCATCGGGAccacgaagaagaagaacgtgGACAATTCGAAGGAATGCTTGACCAAAACTCTCTTCACGGTACACATCACCATCTTTGGATTGCTGTGATGGTGAACAACTCCGACTTGCAACGCCAGTGGCAATGCGAACAACAGACCCATTAACCAAATTACAAGGATCAGCTTCACCGCTCTCGTCAGCTTCGACATCGTTTGCGACAAGAACGGATGACAAATAGCCAAATATCTTTCGACGGTGAACGCCGTAATGGTCAGCACCGAAGCGTTCGTAGAGGTTTCCGCTGCCAGGCCACGAAGAACACAGAAAACTTCACCGAATATGTACGGATACTTGAACCAGACCATATAAATCTCTGCTGGGAGACCAGAGACTAACAGCAACAGGTCCGATACCGCCAGGCTGAATAGATAATAGTTGGTGGCTGTGTGCATCGACTTGTTGCGCGCGATCACGATGCACGTGCTGATGTTTCCGATTGTACCGGTTATGAAGATCGACAGATAAATCACGGTCACTGGTATTACGATGTATAAAGAGTCTCTGAGAGGCAGAACGGTGTTCGTGGTGTTGGTGAAAGCGGTAAAGTTTTGGAGATAGGTTTGTAGAGCGGAAGAAATGACTTTGGGAGCCAGGGTAGTCGTAGGATCCATGGCGAAGGCTGGTCATTCCACGCGAATCGTTGGTGTGTTTTTGATAGAAGTACGTGGGTTGGTACTAATTGGTTTTCTTTGGTTCAGAAACTCGATTCCATCGTTTTGACTGGCAGATTTAGAGTTTTGTTATTAATGGAGACGAAATCGAGCGTAATTTAGTTTGCGCGTGGATCGGAGAACCACTCATTTTCAATATATCGtggaatttctattaaatcgtaaagtttcaattttaagaCTCTTTCGTTAGAACTGGTAGTCGATATTGGTTTGGATTCGTTCGAAGAACTGGTAGCGTCGTTTTCACTTGATCGTGGAATAAATTGAGAGTTGTCAGagtttttgtattattaatagaatttGAAGTTTTGATGGAAGAATGGAAATGATTTGTTTGAACTAAGTTGGAGACTGTCTAGCCGTTTCTCTTGAATGAAGTGGTCTCTCGGGTAAATTTACTCGTGTGATTTACTTTGTTGGGTCCTCGCAGCACGTTGTACCCGATTTAAGGAAgattaagtttcaaaatacgGAGTAGTGGCTCGTGGataattatttgcaatttttcatttttacgttTAAGCGTTCAATTTCAAACTGCAGATGTCTAATCTGGAAGCACAATTTATGGTCTGCTTAAGGTATGGTctatttagatatttatttttaatatcaagtTTCTTGAGTTTTTAAACGACACATTAAATTCCTCTCGGGCACTCAAACTTAATTCCAAACATTCGAGCTCCTAATTATCACTGATAGAACCTTTGTCGATCACTCAATGTTGAAACTCCTCTTTTTGCTGAAAGCACTTCCACCGTCAATCTCATTTTTCTAACTTCCGGAACGTTGTTACGCGAAACTTCTTAGTCTTCCTTAACTTCCAATTCTACTTGAATGAAATAGTTTCACAGATATTCtcagttttcttcaatttcttcagTCTTCCTCGACTTTGGCGCTATTTTTCGGCTAAGCTAGAGTAGCTGTTTCTTTAATTGTCGGTTTTCAAGCTTTTTTGGACTTGCTTTTACCGTTCTTCTTTTAGGAAATTGCAAAAGAACCCATAGGAAACAATTGCGCGATGTTATCTCAATCGTTTCAACGTCTTCgactttttaaattctttcccCGTTAAACCAAAGCAGTTTTACCATCAGCTTCCGGTTTTCGAGTCTTTCAGCTCActgattttctaatttccattaagaaattttagaGAAATCCATAATACGGACTCGCTTCAGTTTTCACAgaatttttcacaatttcttCGCCTGTCTGCATCTCGGAATAAATCTTTTCCTCCAAACCAAAGGGTCAAATTCCTTGCAGaaactttgtaaaaattcGCAGAAGACAgccgaataatatttattttaggtGTATTAATCCTCACTCTCCAACTtccttaaattttcaatttctcagttttcttaaaaaatgtaatgaaAATCCACAAAcaaggaggaaaagaaaagacagcataataatattactttagaattgtaataatttcctCGACTTCCTCGATTGCGAAACTTTTTCCCCTCTAAACCGAAGCTCTTACACCCTCGATCTTCAGTTTCCAATTTCTTTAAACTTTCCAATTTGCAGTCATCTTAAAAAGTTTTTGGGAGATCCGCAGAAAGcggtataataatttcttggTCTTCCTCGTCCTAATTACCGTTTTTTCTCAAAACCAAATCACTCGGGCCCGTGATCTTCGGCTTCCAACGTCTTCGAATCTCCAACTATCcaacgttttcttctttcataagCGAAGCAGTTGCGCTCTTGACCTTCACCTTCCGACTTCTTCGAACCTTCGACACTGCGACTATGTGgaagaaattttgaagaaatccACAAGAACAGTCGATTAATGGCGCGGTCGTGTTTCGAGCTCGAGTAAAACGTGGCACTTTGAATGTTTCGCGGAAAACGGCGAACTGACACGGACGCCGCGCGAATCACTACTGCGTTAGCCCTCGTCGCGGCGAGTGACATCGAGCACCGGCGCTTCTGCGCACCTCCGATCGGCGGAAGCGTCCTCGTGGCTTCCTTCGTTCCTCTTTCCGCGTCCTGATCGTTTCACGTTCTTCTCTTTTGTCCGATTATTCACCCCTTCCTCCAAAACACTCTGCCATTATTCTTCGTCTCTGACCGAAGCAagaattttatgtttcttcacgtccgtttcttttcaacttctacttttcttctttaacatTCAGCCGAATATATTTCTTGGATAAATTGATTTGTGTACGAAAGGAGGATTTAAGAGGGAGGGCTTCCACGAGTttggaacgaacgaacaagTTTGGAAAAACATTTGGGAAAGggacgagagagaaagagagaatcgATCGCGTCCtttcttgtttcttctctctctctttctctttgagTGTGTTTCAAATGGTATCAacgaataaattagaaaatattagtcCCCTCATGTGGTACAAGTGTacacgtaatacgtaatataagTTAATCGATAATGGTAATATAATTAGatcgaataatatattaaatggtATTATTTTGTGATTGAATTAATCAGCAGCTCGATAAAGCACGATATCGTGTTGACATACGCGtgtattgtttaatttatatcaagTAATATACAGGACATTCTCAATTTAAATGGCAAAATTTCGTGGGCGCGCAGAAGGccgataaaataagaaaagaaaatcattttGTGAATCGCTCGTTTTTGCTTCATTTTGGAGAAAGTCGCGAAAAGAGAAGCAGgaaggttttcgtttttttatttatatttatttatccgtATTATCATCTATTTAATGGATGAAGATACCGTTCAAAATGCTGATCTCCTGCAGCAACACGAGCATCACATCTAACAATGATCGCTCTAATTGCAGTCAGACACTGTTTCCATGATATTTGATGCACTGCAGCTACGTCTCGGTCTCGTCTCcgttaaataaa is a window of Bombus pascuorum chromosome 14, iyBomPasc1.1, whole genome shotgun sequence DNA encoding:
- the LOC132914310 gene encoding pyrokinin-1 receptor-like, giving the protein MDPTTTLAPKVISSALQTYLQNFTAFTNTTNTVLPLRDSLYIVIPVTVIYLSIFITGTIGNISTCIVIARNKSMHTATNYYLFSLAVSDLLLLVSGLPAEIYMVWFKYPYIFGEVFCVLRGLAAETSTNASVLTITAFTVERYLAICHPFLSQTMSKLTRAVKLILVIWLMGLLFALPLALQVGVVHHHSNPKMVMCTVKRVLVKHSFELSTFFFFVVPMVLITVLYALIGLKLRKSNMMKRSRGSGESGSCRHHPGKSSRRVLKMLVAVVIAFFICWAPFHVQRLVATHGTNSEDHMSSNSKLDEFLYTLMTYISGVLYYVSTSINPILYNIMSNKFRVAFMETLSRSCRIPGLAIRTEQRSYSSLPRSQQRAIGSRNVGTGGTGIIHDSTDCSGNSGHHGSLKQNTPLTEHVNAGSTRSNVDKKGNEDIGRLEDSKEVKDKDIDCCKSSRKSRPVRYATVKLSNVNQSEKKWWRLLKWFPGLKSLKLAGRNTCTVPENSPLRRSELRREEISMTLWNETNEQNTV